A region of Streptomyces sp. NBC_01750 DNA encodes the following proteins:
- the glyA gene encoding serine hydroxymethyltransferase: protein MTLPLPHPALSATDPELSALVGAEEQLQAETLRLIPSENYVSRAVLEASGTVLQNKYSEGYPGRRYYEGQQNIDQVELLAIARAKALFGVEHANVQPYSGSPANLAVYLAFAEPGDTVMGMALPMGGHLTHGWGVSATGKWFRGVQYGVRQDTGLIDFDEVRELALKERPKLIFCGGTALPRTIDFAAFAEIARESGAVLVADVAHIAGLIAGGAHPSPVPHADVISTTTHKTLRGPRGAMLMSREEHAKAIDKAVFPGLQGGPHNQTTAAIAVALHEAAQPSFRTYAQSVVANAKALADELLARGFDLVSGGTDNHLILMDLTPKDVPGKVAAKALDRAGIVVNYNTVPYDPRKPFDPSGVRIGTPSLTSRGLGTQHMAAVADWIDRGVTAAGTGDEDSLATIRSEVAELMAAFPAPGLSAQRADG, encoded by the coding sequence ATGACGCTTCCCCTGCCGCACCCCGCACTCTCCGCCACCGACCCGGAACTGTCGGCCCTCGTCGGCGCCGAGGAACAGCTCCAGGCAGAGACGCTCAGGCTGATCCCCAGCGAGAACTATGTCTCCCGGGCCGTACTGGAAGCCTCCGGCACGGTCCTGCAGAACAAGTACAGCGAGGGCTACCCAGGCCGCCGCTACTACGAGGGCCAGCAGAACATCGACCAGGTCGAGCTGCTCGCCATCGCCCGCGCCAAGGCCCTCTTCGGTGTCGAGCACGCCAATGTCCAGCCCTACTCCGGCTCTCCTGCCAACCTCGCCGTCTATCTCGCCTTCGCGGAGCCCGGCGACACCGTGATGGGCATGGCCCTGCCGATGGGCGGCCACCTCACGCACGGCTGGGGCGTCTCCGCCACCGGCAAATGGTTCCGCGGTGTCCAGTACGGCGTACGCCAGGACACGGGCCTGATCGACTTCGACGAGGTCCGCGAACTCGCCCTGAAGGAGCGGCCGAAGCTCATCTTCTGCGGTGGCACCGCGCTGCCCCGCACCATCGACTTCGCGGCTTTCGCGGAGATCGCCCGCGAGTCCGGCGCCGTCCTGGTCGCCGATGTCGCGCATATCGCGGGCCTGATCGCGGGTGGCGCCCATCCCTCCCCCGTGCCGCACGCCGATGTGATCTCCACGACCACCCACAAGACCCTGCGTGGACCCCGGGGCGCGATGCTGATGTCCCGCGAGGAGCACGCCAAGGCGATCGACAAGGCGGTCTTCCCCGGGCTCCAGGGCGGCCCGCACAACCAGACCACCGCGGCCATCGCGGTCGCCCTGCACGAGGCGGCCCAGCCCTCCTTCCGTACCTATGCTCAGTCGGTCGTCGCCAATGCCAAGGCGCTCGCCGATGAGCTGCTCGCCCGCGGCTTCGACCTGGTGTCGGGCGGAACCGACAACCATCTGATCCTGATGGACCTCACTCCCAAGGACGTGCCCGGCAAGGTGGCGGCGAAGGCCCTCGACAGGGCCGGGATCGTCGTCAACTACAACACCGTCCCGTACGACCCGAGGAAGCCCTTCGACCCCTCCGGCGTACGCATCGGCACCCCCTCCCTCACCTCGCGCGGTCTCGGTACGCAGCACATGGCCGCCGTCGCCGACTGGATCGACCGCGGTGTCACCGCGGCCGGCACGGGAGACGAGGACTCGCTGGCGACCATCCGGTCCGAGGTCGCCGAGCTGATGGCCGCCTTCCCGGCGCCCGGACTGTCCGCCCAGCGCGCTGACGGGTGA
- a CDS encoding carboxymuconolactone decarboxylase family protein → MTTNGNESYAHEHTPRLQIGQLAPEVYKAMVALDTAARQGVDPVLLELVRIRASQINHCAFCLDMHTKDALAAGESVDRIIQLSAWEESRHFYTEKEIAAIELTEAVTVLTDGFVTDEVYENAAKYFDEKELSHLISSITVINAWNRFGVSTRMVPGHYTPGQFKH, encoded by the coding sequence ATGACGACGAACGGAAACGAGTCCTACGCCCACGAGCACACCCCCCGTCTCCAGATCGGACAGCTCGCCCCCGAGGTCTACAAGGCCATGGTCGCGCTGGACACGGCCGCCCGGCAGGGCGTGGACCCGGTCCTCCTCGAGCTGGTGAGGATCCGCGCCTCGCAGATCAACCACTGCGCCTTCTGCCTCGATATGCACACCAAGGACGCGCTGGCGGCGGGCGAGTCGGTGGATCGGATCATCCAGCTCAGCGCCTGGGAGGAGTCGCGGCACTTCTACACCGAGAAGGAGATCGCGGCGATCGAGCTGACGGAGGCCGTGACCGTCCTGACCGACGGCTTTGTGACGGACGAGGTGTACGAGAACGCCGCGAAGTACTTCGACGAGAAGGAGCTTTCCCACCTGATCTCCTCGATCACGGTCATCAACGCCTGGAACCGTTTCGGCGTGTCGACCCGCATGGTCCCCGGCCACTACACGCCCGGTCAGTTCAAGCACTGA
- the pdxR gene encoding MocR-like pyridoxine biosynthesis transcription factor PdxR, whose protein sequence is MTDSWATFGADLHVELRGSGLRSGLMDALREAARTGRLAPGTRLPSSRSLAVDLGIARNTVADAYAELVAEGWLTAQQGSGTRVARRAVPRKPPAGVVRARPARRRPTYSLHAGTPDLASFPRAEWLKAARRALTSAPHEALGYGDPLGRIELRTVLADYLARARGVYADPGRIVICSGFVHGLMLMGKVLRRRRVREMAVESYGLDVHWNLLTEAGLRTPALPVDELGSQTGELAALRGVGAVLMTPAHQFPTGVPLHPDRRAAAVDWARGSGGLILEDDYDGEFRYDRQPVGALQGLDPERVVYMGTASKSLAPGLRLAWMVLPEELVGEVTEAKGSVDWASSALDQLTLAEFIASGAYDRHVRGMRLRYRRRRDQLVRALAERAPDIRVSGIAAGLHAVLELPPGTEGSVIQAAAWQGLAVEGVSRFRHKDVPPGRDALVVGYATPADSGWAGALDALCRALP, encoded by the coding sequence ATGACAGATTCCTGGGCCACTTTCGGTGCTGATCTGCATGTCGAACTGCGCGGATCCGGGCTGCGGTCGGGCCTGATGGACGCGTTGCGGGAGGCCGCGCGCACCGGCCGGCTGGCGCCTGGGACCAGGCTGCCGTCCTCGCGCTCGCTCGCCGTCGACCTGGGCATCGCCCGCAATACGGTCGCGGACGCGTACGCGGAGCTGGTCGCCGAAGGGTGGCTCACGGCGCAACAGGGCTCGGGGACACGGGTGGCCAGACGAGCCGTGCCGAGGAAACCGCCGGCCGGCGTGGTCAGAGCACGGCCGGCCCGCCGCCGCCCCACGTACAGCCTGCATGCCGGCACACCCGACCTGGCCTCCTTTCCGCGCGCGGAGTGGCTGAAGGCGGCTCGCCGGGCACTGACCAGCGCGCCCCACGAGGCCCTCGGATACGGCGACCCACTCGGGCGCATCGAGCTGCGGACCGTACTCGCCGACTATCTGGCACGGGCGCGCGGTGTGTACGCGGACCCCGGGCGCATCGTCATCTGCTCCGGCTTCGTACACGGACTGATGCTGATGGGGAAAGTGCTCAGACGGCGTCGGGTACGGGAGATGGCCGTCGAGTCGTACGGGCTCGATGTGCACTGGAACCTGCTGACCGAGGCTGGTCTGCGGACTCCGGCACTGCCCGTCGATGAACTGGGCTCGCAGACGGGCGAGTTGGCCGCGCTGCGCGGGGTGGGCGCCGTGCTGATGACGCCCGCGCACCAGTTCCCGACAGGGGTTCCGCTCCACCCCGACCGGCGCGCGGCCGCCGTCGACTGGGCGCGCGGGTCGGGCGGGCTGATCCTGGAGGACGACTACGACGGGGAGTTCCGCTACGACCGGCAGCCGGTGGGCGCGCTCCAGGGGCTGGACCCGGAGCGGGTGGTCTACATGGGCACGGCGAGCAAATCGCTGGCGCCGGGGCTGCGGCTCGCCTGGATGGTGCTGCCCGAGGAACTGGTCGGGGAGGTGACCGAGGCAAAGGGGTCCGTCGACTGGGCGTCGAGCGCGCTGGACCAGCTGACGCTCGCGGAGTTCATCGCATCGGGTGCGTACGACCGTCATGTACGCGGAATGCGGCTGCGCTACCGGAGAAGGCGTGACCAGCTGGTCCGGGCACTGGCGGAGCGCGCGCCGGACATCCGGGTCAGTGGTATCGCCGCCGGACTGCACGCGGTGCTCGAACTCCCGCCGGGCACGGAGGGCTCCGTGATTCAGGCGGCGGCCTGGCAGGGCCTGGCGGTGGAGGGCGTCTCGAGATTCCGCCACAAGGACGTGCCGCCGGGGAGGGACGCGCTGGTGGTGGGGTACGCGACGCCGGCGGACAGCGGCTGGGCAGGAGCGCTCGACGCGCTGTGCCGGGCGCTGCCATGA
- a CDS encoding isocitrate lyase/PEP mutase family protein, which yields MTVTVFRSLHHGRSSGDPLVLPGPWDAASARAFADAGFPALATPSVGVAAALGHEDGQTPADEMFAAVTRIARSVDVPVSADVEDGYGLSPKELVARILDTGAVGCNLEDSDSATKALKDPQRHADWLAEVRAEAGDRLFINARVDSFLRGVSDPAEAITRARLYVAAGADCVYPFAVPPEHIPLLREGIEGPINVAPLPGSPSIAELGRLGATRITFGPGLHRKAMAAVRTIAENLRAEHTQRAD from the coding sequence ATGACCGTGACCGTCTTCCGCTCCCTGCACCACGGCCGTTCGTCCGGCGATCCCCTGGTGCTGCCCGGCCCCTGGGACGCGGCCAGCGCCCGCGCCTTCGCGGACGCGGGCTTCCCGGCGCTGGCCACGCCGAGCGTCGGTGTCGCCGCCGCGCTCGGACACGAGGACGGGCAGACGCCCGCGGACGAGATGTTCGCGGCCGTCACCCGCATCGCCCGCTCGGTGGACGTGCCCGTCTCCGCGGACGTCGAGGACGGCTACGGCCTGTCTCCGAAGGAACTGGTGGCCCGGATCCTCGACACCGGCGCGGTCGGCTGCAATCTGGAGGACTCCGACTCGGCCACGAAAGCCCTCAAGGACCCGCAGCGGCACGCGGACTGGCTGGCGGAGGTACGCGCGGAGGCGGGCGACCGGCTGTTCATCAACGCCCGGGTCGACTCGTTCCTGCGCGGCGTGAGCGACCCGGCCGAGGCGATCACCCGGGCGCGGCTCTATGTCGCGGCCGGGGCGGACTGCGTCTACCCGTTCGCCGTACCGCCGGAGCACATCCCATTGCTGCGCGAAGGGATCGAGGGCCCGATCAATGTCGCGCCGTTGCCGGGCAGTCCGAGCATCGCTGAGCTGGGCCGCCTCGGCGCGACCCGGATCACCTTCGGGCCCGGCCTGCACCGGAAAGCGATGGCGGCGGTACGAACCATCGCCGAGAACCTGCGCGCGGAGCACACACAGCGCGCGGACTAA
- the rocD gene encoding ornithine--oxo-acid transaminase has translation MSTSESAIASAEAHSAHNYHPLPVVVATAEGAWMTDVEGRRYLDMLAGYSALNFGHGNRRLIDAAKAQLERVTLTSRAFHHDRFADFCTQLAELCGMEMVLPMNTGAEAVETAVKTARKWGYRVKGVPDNMAKIVVAANNFHGRTTTVISFSTDPEARADFGPYTPGFEIVPYGDLTAMDAALTENTVAVLLEPIQGEAGVLVPPAGYLSRVRELTRERNILFIADEIQSGLGRTGRTFACEHENVVPDMYVLGKALGGGVVPVSAVVSSAEVLGVHRPGEHGSTFGGNPLACAVALEVIAMLRTGEFQQRATELGDHLHHELGLLTGGGAVEAVRGRGLWAGVDIVPSRGTGREISEKLMDRGVLVKDTHGSTIRIAPPLVISKEDLDWGLDQLRAVLEG, from the coding sequence GTGTCCACATCGGAGAGTGCCATTGCCTCCGCGGAGGCTCACAGCGCGCACAACTACCACCCTCTGCCCGTCGTCGTCGCCACGGCGGAGGGCGCCTGGATGACCGATGTCGAGGGGCGCCGCTACCTCGACATGCTCGCCGGGTACTCGGCGCTCAACTTCGGTCACGGAAACCGTCGTCTCATCGACGCCGCCAAGGCGCAGCTGGAGCGCGTCACGCTCACCTCCCGCGCCTTCCATCACGACCGGTTCGCCGACTTCTGTACACAGCTCGCCGAGTTGTGCGGCATGGAGATGGTGCTGCCGATGAACACCGGGGCGGAGGCAGTCGAGACTGCCGTGAAGACCGCCCGGAAATGGGGCTACCGGGTCAAGGGTGTCCCGGACAACATGGCGAAGATCGTCGTCGCGGCCAACAACTTCCACGGCCGTACGACGACGGTGATCAGCTTCTCGACGGATCCGGAGGCACGGGCGGACTTCGGTCCGTACACCCCGGGCTTCGAGATCGTTCCGTACGGGGATCTGACCGCGATGGACGCGGCGCTGACCGAGAACACCGTCGCCGTGCTGCTGGAGCCGATCCAGGGCGAGGCCGGAGTGCTGGTGCCGCCGGCCGGATACCTCTCACGGGTGCGGGAGCTGACCCGCGAGCGGAACATCCTCTTCATCGCGGACGAGATCCAGTCGGGCCTCGGGCGGACCGGCCGGACGTTCGCCTGCGAGCACGAGAACGTCGTGCCGGACATGTATGTGCTGGGCAAGGCGCTGGGCGGCGGTGTCGTGCCGGTGTCGGCGGTCGTCTCCTCCGCCGAGGTGCTCGGCGTCCACCGTCCCGGGGAGCACGGCTCGACCTTCGGCGGCAATCCGCTGGCCTGCGCGGTGGCCCTGGAGGTGATCGCGATGCTGCGCACCGGCGAGTTCCAGCAGCGCGCCACCGAGCTGGGCGACCACCTCCACCACGAGCTGGGCCTGTTGACGGGCGGCGGCGCGGTGGAGGCGGTGCGCGGCCGCGGGCTGTGGGCGGGCGTCGACATCGTGCCGAGCCGCGGCACCGGCCGGGAGATCTCCGAGAAGCTGATGGACCGCGGGGTCCTGGTCAAGGACACCCACGGCTCGACGATCCGGATCGCCCCGCCGCTGGTGATCAGCAAGGAGGACCTGGACTGGGGCCTGGACCAGCTCAGAGCCGTACTGGAGGGCTGA
- a CDS encoding glutathionylspermidine synthase family protein, with translation MKRHTIEPRPGWQQIVEEQGLIYPLTRYPDGSLRPYWDESAYYEFSLPEVEALEEVVEELHAMCLAAAAHIVEHDRFADLGITDPRLASLIAESWRRRDELPSVYGRFDLRYDGTGPAKMLEYNADTPTSLVEAASSQWFWMEDRFPGADQWNSLHERLVDAWKRQAPLLPPGPLHFVHSDGDELGEDLMTVAYLRETAEQAGLATEALSVEQIGWDRLSGRFVDHRLRFIRSCFKLYPWEWLTTDRFGPYVLDTLDNGGGTGTTCWIEPAWKMLLSNKALLAILWELSPGHRNLLPAYLDGPRELAVERGYVAKPLLGREGAGVTIHEPGAQPELRDEPCCYQEFAPLPDFDGNRVVLGAWVVENEAAGLGIRESAGLVTDEYARFLPHVIL, from the coding sequence ATGAAGCGTCACACCATCGAGCCCCGCCCCGGCTGGCAGCAGATCGTCGAGGAACAGGGCCTCATCTACCCGCTCACCCGCTACCCGGACGGCTCCCTGCGCCCTTACTGGGACGAGAGCGCGTACTACGAATTCTCGCTGCCCGAGGTCGAGGCGCTGGAAGAGGTCGTCGAGGAACTGCACGCCATGTGCCTGGCCGCCGCCGCGCACATTGTCGAGCACGACCGCTTCGCAGACCTCGGCATCACCGACCCGAGACTCGCCTCGCTGATAGCCGAGTCCTGGCGGCGACGGGACGAACTCCCTTCCGTCTACGGCCGGTTCGATCTGCGCTACGACGGCACCGGCCCGGCCAAGATGCTGGAGTACAACGCCGACACCCCCACCTCTCTGGTCGAGGCCGCCAGTTCGCAGTGGTTCTGGATGGAGGACCGCTTCCCGGGCGCCGACCAGTGGAACTCCCTCCATGAACGCCTCGTCGACGCCTGGAAGCGTCAGGCGCCGCTGCTTCCGCCCGGGCCGCTGCACTTCGTCCACTCCGACGGCGACGAGCTGGGCGAGGACCTGATGACGGTCGCGTATCTGCGCGAGACCGCCGAGCAGGCGGGCCTCGCCACCGAAGCGCTGTCCGTCGAACAGATCGGCTGGGACCGGCTGTCAGGGCGCTTCGTGGACCACCGGCTGCGCTTCATCCGCAGCTGCTTCAAGCTCTATCCGTGGGAGTGGCTGACCACCGACCGCTTCGGGCCGTACGTCCTCGACACCCTGGACAACGGCGGCGGCACCGGCACCACCTGCTGGATCGAGCCCGCCTGGAAGATGCTGCTCTCCAACAAGGCGCTGCTGGCGATCCTCTGGGAGCTCAGTCCGGGCCACCGGAACCTGCTTCCCGCGTACCTCGACGGGCCACGTGAACTCGCCGTGGAGCGCGGTTACGTGGCCAAGCCGCTGCTCGGCCGGGAGGGCGCCGGAGTCACCATCCATGAGCCCGGCGCCCAGCCCGAACTGCGCGATGAGCCGTGCTGCTACCAGGAATTTGCCCCGCTGCCCGATTTCGACGGCAACCGCGTGGTGCTCGGCGCGTGGGTCGTCGAGAACGAGGCGGCGGGGCTCGGTATCCGGGAATCGGCGGGGCTGGTCACGGACGAGTACGCCCGCTTCCTGCCCCACGTCATCCTCTAG